From a single Pseudomonas sp. A34-9 genomic region:
- a CDS encoding NYN domain-containing protein — translation MKKIAVFADVQNLYYTVRQAYGCHFNYAALWADISKDGQIVEAYAYAIDRGDSKQQQFQQILRNLGFTVKLKPYIQRSDGSAKGDWDVGITLDIMDAADHVDEIVLASGDGDFDMLLERIISKHGVQAVAYGVPGLTANSLIRAASRYVPIEGALLLKN, via the coding sequence GTGAAAAAAATCGCAGTGTTCGCCGACGTGCAGAACCTCTACTACACCGTGCGTCAGGCCTATGGTTGTCACTTCAACTACGCCGCATTGTGGGCAGACATCAGCAAGGACGGGCAGATCGTCGAGGCCTACGCCTACGCCATCGACCGTGGTGACAGCAAACAGCAGCAGTTCCAGCAGATCCTGCGCAACCTCGGCTTCACCGTGAAGCTCAAACCGTACATCCAGCGCAGCGACGGCTCGGCCAAGGGCGACTGGGACGTGGGCATCACCCTCGACATCATGGACGCCGCCGACCACGTCGACGAAATCGTCCTGGCCTCCGGTGACGGCGATTTCGACATGCTGCTCGAACGCATCATCAGCAAACACGGCGTGCAAGCGGTCGCCTACGGCGTGCCGGGCCTGACCGCCAACTCGCTGATCCGCGCTGCCAGCCGTTACGTGCCGATCGAAGGCGCGCTGCTGCTGAAGAATTGA
- a CDS encoding Lrp/AsnC family transcriptional regulator, which translates to MDKYDRMLLSALLENGRASYADLARKVNLSAPAVAERVAKLEASGVITGYEAKIDLSKIGLPIQCMIELRLHQNGSQKVYDELVKIPQLTECFRVTGDPCVMMKGAVGSMPELEELINRVAKFGFSKTSIVLSSAIEKRVPLGQIEGNGKS; encoded by the coding sequence TTGGACAAATACGACCGCATGCTGCTCAGCGCCCTACTCGAAAACGGTCGCGCGTCCTACGCCGATCTGGCGCGCAAGGTGAACCTTTCCGCCCCCGCCGTCGCCGAGCGCGTGGCCAAGCTTGAGGCATCCGGGGTGATCACCGGCTATGAGGCGAAAATCGACCTATCGAAAATCGGCTTGCCGATCCAGTGCATGATCGAATTGCGCCTGCACCAGAACGGCAGTCAGAAGGTCTACGACGAACTGGTAAAAATCCCGCAACTCACCGAGTGTTTTCGAGTGACGGGCGATCCGTGCGTGATGATGAAGGGAGCGGTGGGCTCGATGCCCGAGCTTGAGGAGTTGATCAATCGGGTGGCGAAGTTCGGGTTCAGCAAGACGTCGATTGTGTTGTCGAGCGCCATCGAAAAACGCGTGCCGCTCGGCCAGATCGAAGGCAACGGCAAATCCTGA
- the yedA gene encoding drug/metabolite exporter YedA: protein MPALRRFSLPLIAAFFALYVIWGSTYLVIRLGVEYWPPLMLGGVRFVIAGSLMYAFLRWRGAPAPTWAQWKAAGIIGILLLSFGNGAVSVAEHTGVASGVAALAVATVPLFTLLCGYFWGARNTRLEWAGVVLGIIGIAMLNMGSNLQSSPTGAALLIFAAATWAFGSVWSRHLPLPQGAMASAVEMLVGGVVLLIGSAASGEHLQAVPPVEGWLALAYLIFFGSIIAFNSYMYLLKHVRPAAATSYAYVNPAVAVLLGIVFVGETIGVEEALAMLVIISAVVLIGLPQWRRPPQPPVAAPTAVREEQRTN from the coding sequence ATGCCTGCCTTGCGCCGTTTTTCCTTGCCGTTGATCGCCGCGTTTTTCGCGCTGTACGTGATTTGGGGATCGACCTACCTGGTGATTCGCCTCGGCGTCGAGTACTGGCCGCCGCTGATGCTGGGCGGGGTGCGCTTCGTGATTGCCGGCAGCCTGATGTACGCCTTCCTGCGCTGGCGCGGGGCACCGGCGCCGACCTGGGCGCAGTGGAAAGCGGCGGGGATCATCGGCATTTTGCTGCTCAGCTTCGGTAACGGCGCGGTGAGTGTGGCCGAGCACACGGGCGTTGCTTCAGGTGTGGCGGCATTGGCGGTGGCGACGGTGCCGTTGTTCACATTGCTTTGCGGGTATTTCTGGGGCGCGCGTAATACTCGGCTCGAGTGGGCGGGGGTGGTGTTGGGGATTATCGGTATCGCCATGCTCAATATGGGCTCCAACCTGCAATCGAGTCCGACGGGCGCGGCGCTGCTGATTTTCGCTGCGGCGACCTGGGCGTTCGGTTCGGTGTGGAGCAGACATCTGCCGTTGCCGCAGGGCGCGATGGCCAGTGCGGTGGAAATGCTGGTCGGCGGTGTGGTGCTGCTGATCGGTAGCGCCGCGAGTGGTGAACACCTGCAAGCTGTGCCGCCGGTTGAGGGCTGGCTGGCGCTGGCGTACCTGATCTTCTTCGGCTCGATCATCGCGTTCAATTCCTACATGTATTTGCTCAAGCACGTGCGTCCGGCGGCGGCGACCAGTTATGCCTACGTCAACCCGGCAGTCGCGGTGTTGCTGGGGATCGTGTTTGTGGGCGAGACCATCGGGGTCGAAGAAGCGCTGGCGATGCTGGTGATCATCAGTGCCGTGGTGTTGATTGGTTTGCCGCAGTGGCGCCGCCCGCCACAGCCGCCAGTCGCCGCGCCGACAGCCGTTCGCGAAGAACAGCGTACGAATTAG
- a CDS encoding DEAD/DEAH box helicase, protein MTFATLGLIEPLLRSLEKLGYQTPTPVQAQAIPAVLAGRDLMAAAQTGTGKTAGFALPLLQLLAMEGPKVAANSVRALILVPTRELAEQVHEAVRQYAENLPLRTYAVYGGVSINPQMMKLRGGVDLLVATPGRLLDLFRQKALKFNQLQTLVLDEADRMLDLGFSEELSNIYRALPKKRQTLLFSATFSDDIRLLAGQMLDDPLTVEVSPRNVAANTVKQWVVTVDKKRKAELFVHLMRKNKWKQVLVFAKTRNGVDALVEKLQGLGVNADGIHGDKPQATRQRALDRFKLSEVQILVATDVAARGLDIEDLPLVINFDLPIVAEDYIHRIGRTGRAGATGEAISLVCADEVNMLSAIEMLTRQTLKRQNEPDFEPEHRVPDTDASGQVIKKPKKPKKPKTSGGGGKRNLGKWVDSGETQAPEPSIKPVRKVPVFNTGPRKRKP, encoded by the coding sequence ATGACTTTCGCCACCCTTGGCCTGATCGAACCCTTGCTGCGCTCCCTCGAGAAGCTCGGCTACCAGACCCCGACGCCGGTTCAGGCGCAAGCCATCCCGGCCGTGCTGGCCGGTCGTGACCTGATGGCAGCGGCCCAGACCGGCACCGGCAAAACCGCCGGTTTCGCCTTGCCACTGCTGCAGTTGCTGGCTATGGAAGGGCCGAAAGTCGCCGCCAACTCGGTGCGCGCACTGATTCTGGTTCCGACCCGCGAGCTTGCCGAGCAGGTTCACGAAGCCGTGCGCCAGTACGCCGAAAACCTGCCGCTGCGCACTTACGCGGTGTATGGCGGCGTCAGCATCAACCCGCAAATGATGAAGCTGCGCGGTGGTGTTGATCTGTTGGTGGCAACGCCGGGGCGCTTGCTCGACCTGTTCCGCCAGAAGGCACTGAAATTCAATCAGCTGCAAACGCTGGTGCTCGACGAAGCCGATCGGATGCTCGATCTGGGTTTCTCCGAAGAACTGTCGAACATTTACCGCGCACTGCCGAAGAAGCGTCAGACGCTGCTGTTTTCCGCGACGTTCTCTGATGACATCCGCCTGCTTGCCGGGCAAATGCTCGACGATCCACTGACTGTAGAAGTCAGCCCGCGCAACGTCGCCGCCAACACCGTCAAGCAATGGGTGGTGACGGTGGACAAGAAGCGCAAGGCTGAACTGTTCGTGCACTTGATGCGCAAGAACAAGTGGAAGCAGGTGCTGGTGTTCGCCAAGACCCGCAACGGTGTTGATGCGCTGGTGGAAAAACTTCAGGGTCTGGGCGTGAATGCCGACGGTATCCATGGCGACAAACCGCAGGCCACCCGTCAGCGTGCGCTGGATCGTTTCAAACTCAGTGAAGTGCAGATTCTGGTCGCAACCGACGTTGCCGCTCGTGGTCTGGATATCGAAGACCTGCCGTTGGTGATCAACTTCGATCTGCCGATTGTGGCTGAGGATTACATTCACCGGATCGGTCGTACCGGCCGCGCTGGCGCTACGGGCGAGGCGATCTCGCTGGTGTGTGCCGATGAAGTGAACATGTTGTCGGCGATCGAGATGCTGACGCGTCAGACGCTGAAGCGTCAGAACGAGCCGGACTTCGAGCCTGAGCACCGCGTGCCGGACACCGATGCCAGCGGTCAGGTGATCAAGAAGCCGAAGAAGCCGAAAAAACCCAAAACCTCTGGCGGTGGCGGTAAGCGCAATCTCGGTAAGTGGGTCGACAGCGGCGAGACCCAAGCGCCGGAGCCTTCGATCAAGCCTGTGCGTAAAGTGCCGGTGTTCAACACCGGGCCGCGTAAGCGCAAGCCTTAA
- a CDS encoding 3'-5' exonuclease, with the protein MERIAVIDFETTGLSPNSSCRATEIAVVMLENGRIVERYQSLMNAGVRVPAFIEQLTGISNAMLRTAPPAERVMEEVNEFVGCTPLVAHNASFDQKFWDFELGRIKRTRLQNFACSLLLARRLMPAAPNHKLGTLTTFARLPHTGQAHRAMADAEMAANLMAHLAEELRHKHGVRELSHDLLCKLQKVPAAKVTEHLQRFR; encoded by the coding sequence TTGGAACGCATTGCAGTCATCGACTTTGAAACCACCGGCCTCTCGCCGAACAGCAGCTGCCGCGCCACGGAAATCGCCGTGGTCATGCTGGAAAACGGCCGTATCGTCGAGCGTTACCAAAGCCTGATGAATGCCGGCGTGCGCGTCCCGGCCTTCATCGAACAATTGACCGGCATCAGCAACGCCATGCTGCGCACCGCACCCCCAGCCGAGCGGGTGATGGAAGAGGTCAACGAATTCGTCGGCTGCACGCCGCTGGTCGCGCACAACGCTTCGTTCGACCAGAAGTTCTGGGACTTTGAGCTGGGGCGAATCAAGCGTACGCGGTTGCAGAATTTTGCCTGTTCACTGCTGCTCGCCCGGCGCCTGATGCCGGCGGCGCCGAATCACAAGCTCGGTACGCTCACCACGTTCGCGCGCCTGCCGCACACCGGCCAGGCTCACCGGGCCATGGCCGATGCCGAGATGGCGGCCAACCTGATGGCGCATCTGGCGGAAGAACTGCGGCACAAGCACGGCGTGCGCGAGCTATCGCATGATCTGCTGTGCAAATTGCAGAAAGTACCTGCCGCCAAAGTCACGGAACACTTGCAGCGCTTTCGCTGA
- a CDS encoding DUF2076 domain-containing protein, whose translation MNSEEQTLIDGLFSRLQQAETEAAPRDAQAEARIKEHLTRQPAAGYFMTQAILVQEAALKSLDEQNKQLTQQVQQLQAELQSAKAQSAAPAPSGGGGFLSSIFGGSPRPAPTQSAAPASTGGWREPAPQQNYAAPAPQQNFGAPPPNYAQQATPAAGSSFLGGALKTAAGVAGGVMLAQGISSLFHHNQQPEEIVEVIKEEPAQVADQSNSGWGDDQRVADNGFSGNDQGGFTDTDYSDDSSSFFDDDDSFV comes from the coding sequence ATGAACAGCGAAGAGCAAACCCTGATCGATGGACTGTTTTCCCGGCTGCAACAGGCCGAAACGGAGGCAGCCCCGCGCGACGCCCAGGCTGAGGCGCGGATCAAGGAACACCTGACCCGCCAACCGGCTGCAGGTTATTTCATGACCCAGGCGATTCTGGTGCAAGAGGCTGCGCTCAAGAGCCTCGATGAACAGAACAAGCAGCTGACGCAACAAGTTCAGCAGTTGCAGGCTGAACTGCAATCGGCCAAGGCGCAGAGTGCCGCACCGGCGCCGAGCGGTGGCGGCGGTTTCCTGTCGAGCATTTTTGGTGGCAGCCCGCGTCCGGCGCCGACCCAGAGTGCCGCCCCGGCATCCACTGGCGGTTGGCGTGAACCGGCCCCGCAGCAGAATTATGCGGCGCCGGCACCACAACAGAACTTCGGCGCCCCACCACCTAACTACGCACAACAAGCCACTCCAGCAGCAGGCAGCAGCTTCCTCGGCGGCGCTTTGAAAACCGCGGCCGGTGTGGCCGGCGGCGTGATGCTGGCGCAGGGCATCAGCAGCCTCTTTCATCACAATCAGCAGCCGGAAGAAATCGTTGAAGTGATCAAGGAAGAACCGGCGCAGGTCGCCGACCAGAGCAACAGCGGCTGGGGCGATGATCAGCGTGTGGCCGATAACGGCTTCTCTGGCAATGACCAGGGCGGGTTCACCGACACCGACTACAGCGACGACAGCTCATCGTTCTTCGATGACGACGATTCCTTCGTCTGA